Proteins from a single region of Candidatus Puniceispirillum marinum IMCC1322:
- the purF gene encoding amidophosphoribosyltransferase: MTGVSTNPFDDDHFHEECAIFGIYGTPESSVHTALGLHALQHRGQEASGIVSFDGKDFHAHRGVGHVGENFDANSAPMQALKGHIAIGHNRYSTTGPSEVRNIQPFSSELAFGGFALAHNGNLTNAARLRASLVETGSLFQSSTDTEIIVHLVARSHQQGVSNRLIDALKQIEGAYSLVCIADDMLIGVRDPHGVRPLVLGKRDDAYVLSSETCGLDIVGAEFVRDLLPGEMVVIDKTGITSIMPFQEQPSRFCIFEYIYFARPDSILEGRGVYHARKSIGAELATESHVDADLVVPVPDSGLPAAIGYAQAANIPFELGIIRNHYIGRTFIQPTQKGRTDSVKMKHNANSSAVAGKRVILVDDSIVRGTTSRKIVLMMRAAGATEVHMRIASPPTINPCFYGVDTPDKDQLIAAQMSVDDIAKEIGVDSLSFISIDGLYRAMGEARRDPDCPQFCDACFTGDYPIKLATGLSAKRVSHGVIN; the protein is encoded by the coding sequence ATGACTGGTGTTTCCACAAATCCATTCGATGACGACCATTTTCACGAAGAATGTGCAATCTTTGGCATATATGGTACCCCTGAATCGAGCGTTCATACAGCCCTTGGCCTTCATGCGCTTCAGCATCGCGGCCAAGAAGCATCGGGCATTGTCAGCTTTGACGGCAAAGATTTTCACGCACATCGCGGTGTCGGCCATGTTGGTGAAAACTTTGATGCTAATTCAGCACCGATGCAGGCTCTCAAAGGCCATATCGCCATTGGGCATAATCGCTACTCGACAACAGGTCCATCGGAAGTGCGCAATATTCAGCCTTTCTCATCCGAGCTGGCCTTTGGTGGCTTTGCTTTGGCGCATAATGGAAACTTGACCAATGCGGCACGTTTGCGCGCATCGCTTGTTGAAACAGGTAGCCTGTTCCAATCATCTACAGATACAGAAATCATCGTTCACCTTGTCGCACGGTCTCATCAGCAGGGTGTTAGCAACCGATTGATTGACGCGCTGAAACAGATCGAAGGCGCCTATTCACTAGTTTGCATCGCCGATGACATGCTGATTGGCGTTCGTGATCCTCATGGTGTACGTCCACTTGTATTGGGCAAACGTGATGACGCCTATGTGCTGTCATCTGAAACATGTGGATTAGATATTGTTGGCGCCGAATTTGTTCGTGATCTTTTGCCTGGCGAAATGGTTGTCATCGACAAAACCGGCATTACGTCAATCATGCCATTTCAAGAACAGCCATCGCGCTTCTGCATTTTTGAATATATCTATTTTGCCCGCCCCGACAGTATACTTGAAGGACGCGGCGTTTATCACGCGCGCAAATCTATCGGTGCTGAACTGGCTACTGAGTCGCATGTTGATGCTGATCTGGTTGTTCCCGTGCCAGATTCAGGTTTGCCCGCCGCAATTGGTTATGCGCAGGCAGCAAACATACCGTTCGAGTTAGGTATCATCCGGAATCATTATATTGGCCGTACCTTTATCCAGCCAACACAGAAAGGGCGCACCGACTCGGTCAAGATGAAGCATAATGCGAATTCATCGGCGGTTGCTGGCAAACGTGTAATTCTGGTCGATGACTCTATTGTCCGTGGCACAACGTCGCGTAAGATTGTTCTGATGATGCGCGCGGCTGGTGCCACCGAAGTGCATATGCGCATAGCCAGCCCGCCAACGATTAACCCTTGTTTTTACGGTGTGGACACGCCGGATAAAGATCAACTTATCGCCGCCCAGATGTCTGTTGATGATATAGCCAAGGAAATTGGCGTTGATAGTCTCAGCTTTATCTCGATTGATGGTCTATATCGCGCCATGGGAGAAGCACGACGCGACCCCGATTGCCCACAGTTTTGCGACGCCTGTTTCACGGGTGATTACCCAATCAAGCTGGCCACGGGTCTGTCGGCAAAGCGCGTTTCACATGGTGTGATTAACTAA
- a CDS encoding SDR family NAD(P)-dependent oxidoreductase: MSSQDLDGKLILVTGASRGIGRAVAIAAAQAGAELIITGRTMGALEETDDAIKSAGSKATIVELDMADTPAIPRLASAIQGRWGHLDGLVANAGMIGPLTPVSHHEESVWNNTIMINLTAQWHLIKAMEPLLLQSDAGRAILVSSGAASNPRAFWGAYAASKAGLEALGICWAAETEQTNLRVNMINPGATATLMRASAFPGEDPSTIPAPEDIAPAFVTLLSPACTSHGKVVAAREMLGL, encoded by the coding sequence ATGAGCAGTCAAGATCTTGATGGCAAGCTGATACTTGTAACAGGTGCAAGCCGGGGCATTGGCCGTGCTGTGGCCATTGCCGCCGCACAAGCTGGTGCCGAGTTGATTATTACCGGTCGAACCATGGGCGCGCTGGAAGAAACTGACGATGCGATTAAATCAGCCGGAAGCAAAGCGACAATTGTTGAACTTGATATGGCTGACACCCCTGCCATTCCAAGATTGGCCAGTGCCATTCAAGGGCGCTGGGGACATCTTGATGGCCTCGTTGCCAATGCTGGCATGATTGGGCCTTTAACGCCTGTATCGCATCATGAAGAAAGCGTTTGGAATAACACCATTATGATAAATCTGACCGCGCAATGGCATCTGATAAAGGCGATGGAGCCTTTGCTTTTGCAAAGTGATGCAGGCCGTGCGATTCTTGTATCATCGGGGGCGGCAAGTAACCCGCGTGCTTTCTGGGGTGCCTATGCTGCGTCAAAAGCTGGGCTTGAAGCATTGGGCATATGCTGGGCGGCAGAAACCGAACAAACAAATCTGCGGGTGAACATGATCAATCCCGGCGCAACGGCAACTCTTATGCGCGCTTCGGCATTTCCCGGCGAAGATCCAAGCACGATTCCGGCACCCGAAGATATAGCCCCTGCTTTCGTCACTTTGCTCAGCCCGGCCTGCACATCGCATGGCAAAGTCGTTGCAGCCCGCGAGATGCTTGGCCTTTAA